A single region of the Neodiprion pinetum isolate iyNeoPine1 chromosome 5, iyNeoPine1.2, whole genome shotgun sequence genome encodes:
- the LOC124218478 gene encoding apoptotic protease-activating factor 1 isoform X1: MEEKHRNILLQVQPAIVRDLDYQNVLDTLVAKNIITLASNEEILNAGNRELQIRKLLSHLPGRGPKAYSIFKEAMRLNYDWISKEMDELEENFDSVDSLDAPVGQNVPHPHLPAIPSLNVSRTRKMEQLRKGLKELKPSNYLALHALPGYGKSTLVSETLQDDDLATDLFQKEMYWIKFGSEQSVAENILTQLNMLFHRVRNLDLLTEPTSEDSLKYFLRHHFSKHNHALLILDDVNRREIIEAFDFGCKTLVLTTDTDILRGKKCDIIEMNEGFTPKESLALFAKAIGVDASELPKQARQIHEECKGMPLMIAMFSAQFEDVKESLIEGDKRADTWSYYLDALKKKKSAVLQESLDKLKAIFEMCINKLSKDEIHYYEMFAIFPEDVNITTKTLSIFWDLDPPEVDLIMSKFCKKSMAVRQWHVHLKTYIYGVHNLVLRHLRDKLTAESLMNLHKTYVNKNFEACNWKLSNLPKDNYIYSYIGHHMEEGELLKKFPEVYLNFKFIEAKIYHIGPGDLLIDLKKYRKHITQESPELLDKVTDLEKFLVQQASTLAEYRRRNCLDLVQVALKHPYSGFVRDMAESLANERQSSLYLSHLKNNNQNLNSLSDELYMQVRSVAFTNEASVILIGNDMGEVVLWNCHDGHHVVFYGNNRDYPIRKIITPRNGEYFVSISEDGTAKLFDLSKQREFYMKTLNPRTRQKDWKTMYENDINQDHSKFTFAVKDQKIMDISICSSSQKIAACTKNGNIMVWKWTGEVLIDQISMAGNSTLNCILFTISSTKLHTVNLETGALTMYDATHGNYVTQCTLSSEMVKVISLLSVPGVANIMIGLLDKKLFSVTWKLDEITGYPTYHEFAKLADETVTYTCAALTQDGRYVITADTGCSVTIHSLQNGYKTIKTYKKSVTSLDTQWLENERCHMICAGSRDTLVPMVHRWRFDPTENPVSQRLPLFDAIVESVEKNIIAVATSNRTVQIIQNDNVIAEAPSVNAKITNIMFFEDKNRVAYATEGGQIFLFDLKHKHYDQILQLSYSVRFMTILGIEEKNVIVCNNGPADLQIWEGPEDNQLIENSGSVIFSKYLKNVKHVLTVANEVAKLWDRKWRLRVKYVPTKMGKVSCCSLSDEENYLALANASGCLTICKLVPKKVGNTIAFQENTVQNLPDEITACNFSPNGTLLAVGMKRGKIMIIDGKSSKEIQLLDLHRRAVKQLYWGPSSLNEQILLSLSNEMAWWNISRIGESSSQNNIAGSNRQISQSYTDLTVSSNLNVTTDLNLPREPLKNSQSFQFSSVIQESENKSLNNNHDDATEEVSNSTGSAVSAYSSEQDTNEINGNGHNSPSFCWSDKRPKDFDTPGLLSVIKLDGNLATNVCISKNFKRFITIDGEGSIYNLAVIEKNGMNKHHTIS; the protein is encoded by the exons ATGGAAGAGAAACATCGGAATATCCTACTCCAAGTGCAACCAGCGATCGTCCGTGATCTCGACTATCAGAATGTCCTTGACACGCTGGTTGCAAAGAACATCATCACCTTGGCATCCAATGAAGAGATTCTTAATGCAGGAAATCGAGAGTTGCAAATCCGGAAGCTGCTATCTCACCTACCGGG ACGCGGTCCGAAGGCTTATTCCATATTTAAAGAAGCTATGCGACTAAATTATGATTGGATCAGCAAAGAAATGGATGAGCTCGAAGAGAATTTTGACAGTGTAGATTCATTAGATGCTCCCGTAGGACAAAACGTCCCACACCCGCATCTTCCTGCAATTCCATCGCTAAATGTGTCAAGGACAAGAAag ATGGAACAGTTGCGCAAAGGGCTGAAAGAGTTGAAACCAAGTAATTACCTGGCTCTCCATGCGCTGCCAGGATATGGTAAATCAACTTTGGTCAGTGAAACTTTACAGGACGATGATCTTGCTACTGATTTATTCCAG AAGGAAATGTACTGGATTAAATTTGGATCGGAACAATCAGTCGCAGAGAACATACTCACTCAGTTGAACATGCTTTTTCACCGAGTGAGAAATCTGGATCTGTTGACAGAACCGACTAGTGAAGACTctctcaaatattttctgaGGCACCATTTTTCCAAACATAATCATGCCCTGTTAATACTGGACGATGTTAATCGGCGCGAAATTATCGAAGCATTTGATTTTGGATGCAAGACTCTTGTCTTGACAACTGACACAGACATactgagaggaaaaaaatgcgATATCATTGAG ATGAACGAGGGCTTCACCCCGAAAGAATCGCTTGCCTTGTTTGCCAAAGCTATCGGTGTCGATGCCTCGGAGCTGCCCAAACAGGCTCGCCAGATACACGAGGAATGCAAGGGAATGCCTCTTATGATCGCGATGTTTTCAGCCCAATTTGAAGATGTCAAAGAGAGTCTTATCGAAGGTGATAAAAGGGCTGACACGTGGTCTTACTACCTCGATGcattgaagaagaagaaatctgc CGTTTTGCAAGAGAGTCTCGACAAGTTGAAAGCGATATTCGAAATGTGCATAAATAAGCTTTCCAAAGACGAAATACATTACTATGAAATGTTTGCTATATTCCCTGAAGACGTGAACATCACAACAAAG ACATTGTCAATATTTTGGGATCTGGATCCACCAGAAGTCGATTTGATAATGtctaaattttgcaaaaaatcaaTGGCCGTGAGACAGTGGCATGTACATctaaaaacatatatatacggtGTTCACAACTTGGTGCTGCGTCACCTTCGAGACAAATTGACAGCAGAATCCTTAATGAATCTCCATAAGACttatgtgaataaaaattttgaggcATGCAACTGGAAATTGTCAAATCTCCCAAAGGACAATTACATCTATTCTTATATTGGACACCATATGGAAGAGGGAGAGttactaaaaaaatttccggaagtttatcttaattttaaattcatcgaGGCAAAAATCTACCATATCGGTCCTGGTGATCTTctaattgatttaaaaaagtaCAGAAAACACATTACCCAGGAATCTCCAGAGCTCTTGGATAAGGTTACAGATCTTGAGAAATTCCTCGTACAACAGGCCTCAACCCTCGCCGAATATCGAAGACGGAACTGCCTCGACCTTGTTCAAGTGGCCCTGAAACACCCATATTCGGGCTTTGTCAGAGACATGGCTGAGTCTCTGGCAAATGAGCGACAGAGCAGCCTCTATTTAAGCCATTTGAAGAACAACAATCAGAATTTGAATTCTCTGAGCGATGAATTATACATGCAGGTGCGATCTGTCGCTTTTACTAACGAAGCTAGTGTGATCCTCATAGGAAATGACATGGGAGAAGTTGTGTTGTGGAACTGCCACGACGGGCACCACGTTGTTTTTTATGGGAACAATAGGGATTATCCCATCAGAAAGATTATCACTCCGAGGAACGGAGAGTACTTTGTCTCTATTAGCGAAGACGGTACAGCAAAGTTATTCGATCTCAGCAAACAACGAGAGTTTTACATGAAAACTCTCAATCCTCGAACCAGGCAGAAGGACTGGAAAACAATGTACGAAAACGATATCAACCAGGATCACAGTAAATTTACTTTCGCAGTCAAGGATCAGAAAATTATGGATATTTCTATTTGCTCAAGTAGCCAGAAAATTGCTGCCTGTACCAAGAATGGGAACATCATG GTATGGAAGTGGACCGGCGAAGTTTTaattgatcaaatttcaatgGCAGG CAATTCAACGTTAAACTGCATTCTGTTCACGATATCCAGTACGAAACTTCATACCGTAAACCTAGAAACAGGAGCTCTGACTATGTATGACGCTACGCACGGCAATTACGTGACGCAATGTACCCTCTCCTCTGAGATGGTAAAAGTGATATCACTCCTCTCTGTTCCGGGGGTTGCCAATATTATGATTGGTttgttggataaaaaattattctccgTCACCTGGAAACTTGACGAAATCACAGGCTATCCTACATATCACGAATTTGCCAAACTTGCCGATGAAACGGTGACATATACTTGCGCAGCTTTGACTCAAGATGGCCGGTACGTCATCACTGCGGACACTGGCTGCTCTGTTACTATTCACAGTCTTCAAAACGGgtataaaacaataaaaacgTACAAGAAATCTGTTACTAGCCTTGATACTCAGTGGCTAGAGAATGAACGCTGTCACATG ATCTGTGCCGGCAGTCGTGATACACTTGTGCCAATGGTCCACAGGTGGAGATTTGACCCTACGGAGAATCCTGTTTCTCAAAG ACTGCCCCTGTTTGACGCAATTGTCGAAtcagttgagaaaaatattattgctGTAGCCACATCCAATAGAACAGTGCAGATTATTCAAAATGACAATGTTATCGCCGAGGCACCATCGGTTAACGCGAAGATAACTAATATAATGTTTTTTGAAGACAAAAATCGAGTCGCTTATGCGACTGAAGGGGGTCAAATATTCTTGTTTGACTTAAAACACAAACATTATGATCAAATATTGCAATTGTCGTATTCCGTGAGATTTATGACTATACTCGGAATCGAGGAGAAAAATGTAATCGTGTGCAATAATGGACCCGCGGATTTGCAG ATCTGGGAGGGTCCTGAGGATAAccaattaattgaaaatagcGGATCTGTgatattttccaaatatttaaaaaacgtGAAACACGTGTTAACCGTAGCCAACGAAGTTGCAAAACTATGGGACCGGAAATGGCGGCTTCGAGTTAAGTACGTGCCGACAAAGATGGGTAAAGTGAGCTGCTGCTCTCTCAGCGACGAGGAGAATTATTTAGCACTAGCCAACGCCTCGGGATGTCTCACTATTTGCAAACTGGTGCCTAAGAAAGTTGGTAACACTATAGCGTTTCAAGAAAATACCGTCCAAAATTTGCCTGATGAAATAACAGCCTGTAATTTTTCACCCAACGGAACTTTACTCGCTGTCGGAATGAAAAGGGGTAAAATTATG ATAATTGATGGAAAATCTAGTAAGGAGATACAACTATTAGATCTCCATCGTCGAGCTGTAAAACAGCTATATTGGGGACCTTCGAGCCTCAACGAACAGATTCTTCTCTCTTTGAGCAACGAGATGGCCTGGTGGAACATATCTCGAATTGGTGAAAGCTCGTCGCAGAATAATATAGCAGGTTCTAATCGACAAATTAGTCAAAGCTACACAGACCTGACGGTTTCTTCTAATTTGAATGTAACCACTGATCTCAATTTACCTCGCGAGCCTTTGAAGAATAGCCAAAGTTTTCAATTCAGTAGCGTTATACaagaatctgaaaataaatCCTTGAACAACAACCATGATGATGCTACTGAAGAGGTATCAAATTCAACTGGCAGTGCGGTTTCAGCTTATTCGTCGGAACAGGACACAAATGAGATTAACGGCAATGGTCACAACTCTCCTTCCTTCTGTTGGTCTGATAAACGGCCAAAAGATTTCGATACACCCGGTTTGTTGAGCGTTATTAAACTTGACGGTAATTTAGCGACTAATGTATGCATTTCAAAAAACTTTAAAAGGTTCATTACCATTGATGGCGAAGGCTCAATTTATAACCTAGctgttattgaaaaaaacggAATGAATAAACATCACACCATTTCATAA
- the LOC124218478 gene encoding apoptotic protease-activating factor 1 isoform X2: MEEKHRNILLQVQPAIVRDLDYQNVLDTLVAKNIITLASNEEILNAGNRELQIRKLLSHLPGRGPKAYSIFKEAMRLNYDWISKEMDELEENFDSVDSLDAPVGQNVPHPHLPAIPSLNVSRTRKLRKGLKELKPSNYLALHALPGYGKSTLVSETLQDDDLATDLFQKEMYWIKFGSEQSVAENILTQLNMLFHRVRNLDLLTEPTSEDSLKYFLRHHFSKHNHALLILDDVNRREIIEAFDFGCKTLVLTTDTDILRGKKCDIIEMNEGFTPKESLALFAKAIGVDASELPKQARQIHEECKGMPLMIAMFSAQFEDVKESLIEGDKRADTWSYYLDALKKKKSAVLQESLDKLKAIFEMCINKLSKDEIHYYEMFAIFPEDVNITTKTLSIFWDLDPPEVDLIMSKFCKKSMAVRQWHVHLKTYIYGVHNLVLRHLRDKLTAESLMNLHKTYVNKNFEACNWKLSNLPKDNYIYSYIGHHMEEGELLKKFPEVYLNFKFIEAKIYHIGPGDLLIDLKKYRKHITQESPELLDKVTDLEKFLVQQASTLAEYRRRNCLDLVQVALKHPYSGFVRDMAESLANERQSSLYLSHLKNNNQNLNSLSDELYMQVRSVAFTNEASVILIGNDMGEVVLWNCHDGHHVVFYGNNRDYPIRKIITPRNGEYFVSISEDGTAKLFDLSKQREFYMKTLNPRTRQKDWKTMYENDINQDHSKFTFAVKDQKIMDISICSSSQKIAACTKNGNIMVWKWTGEVLIDQISMAGNSTLNCILFTISSTKLHTVNLETGALTMYDATHGNYVTQCTLSSEMVKVISLLSVPGVANIMIGLLDKKLFSVTWKLDEITGYPTYHEFAKLADETVTYTCAALTQDGRYVITADTGCSVTIHSLQNGYKTIKTYKKSVTSLDTQWLENERCHMICAGSRDTLVPMVHRWRFDPTENPVSQRLPLFDAIVESVEKNIIAVATSNRTVQIIQNDNVIAEAPSVNAKITNIMFFEDKNRVAYATEGGQIFLFDLKHKHYDQILQLSYSVRFMTILGIEEKNVIVCNNGPADLQIWEGPEDNQLIENSGSVIFSKYLKNVKHVLTVANEVAKLWDRKWRLRVKYVPTKMGKVSCCSLSDEENYLALANASGCLTICKLVPKKVGNTIAFQENTVQNLPDEITACNFSPNGTLLAVGMKRGKIMIIDGKSSKEIQLLDLHRRAVKQLYWGPSSLNEQILLSLSNEMAWWNISRIGESSSQNNIAGSNRQISQSYTDLTVSSNLNVTTDLNLPREPLKNSQSFQFSSVIQESENKSLNNNHDDATEEVSNSTGSAVSAYSSEQDTNEINGNGHNSPSFCWSDKRPKDFDTPGLLSVIKLDGNLATNVCISKNFKRFITIDGEGSIYNLAVIEKNGMNKHHTIS; this comes from the exons ATGGAAGAGAAACATCGGAATATCCTACTCCAAGTGCAACCAGCGATCGTCCGTGATCTCGACTATCAGAATGTCCTTGACACGCTGGTTGCAAAGAACATCATCACCTTGGCATCCAATGAAGAGATTCTTAATGCAGGAAATCGAGAGTTGCAAATCCGGAAGCTGCTATCTCACCTACCGGG ACGCGGTCCGAAGGCTTATTCCATATTTAAAGAAGCTATGCGACTAAATTATGATTGGATCAGCAAAGAAATGGATGAGCTCGAAGAGAATTTTGACAGTGTAGATTCATTAGATGCTCCCGTAGGACAAAACGTCCCACACCCGCATCTTCCTGCAATTCCATCGCTAAATGTGTCAAGGACAAGAAag TTGCGCAAAGGGCTGAAAGAGTTGAAACCAAGTAATTACCTGGCTCTCCATGCGCTGCCAGGATATGGTAAATCAACTTTGGTCAGTGAAACTTTACAGGACGATGATCTTGCTACTGATTTATTCCAG AAGGAAATGTACTGGATTAAATTTGGATCGGAACAATCAGTCGCAGAGAACATACTCACTCAGTTGAACATGCTTTTTCACCGAGTGAGAAATCTGGATCTGTTGACAGAACCGACTAGTGAAGACTctctcaaatattttctgaGGCACCATTTTTCCAAACATAATCATGCCCTGTTAATACTGGACGATGTTAATCGGCGCGAAATTATCGAAGCATTTGATTTTGGATGCAAGACTCTTGTCTTGACAACTGACACAGACATactgagaggaaaaaaatgcgATATCATTGAG ATGAACGAGGGCTTCACCCCGAAAGAATCGCTTGCCTTGTTTGCCAAAGCTATCGGTGTCGATGCCTCGGAGCTGCCCAAACAGGCTCGCCAGATACACGAGGAATGCAAGGGAATGCCTCTTATGATCGCGATGTTTTCAGCCCAATTTGAAGATGTCAAAGAGAGTCTTATCGAAGGTGATAAAAGGGCTGACACGTGGTCTTACTACCTCGATGcattgaagaagaagaaatctgc CGTTTTGCAAGAGAGTCTCGACAAGTTGAAAGCGATATTCGAAATGTGCATAAATAAGCTTTCCAAAGACGAAATACATTACTATGAAATGTTTGCTATATTCCCTGAAGACGTGAACATCACAACAAAG ACATTGTCAATATTTTGGGATCTGGATCCACCAGAAGTCGATTTGATAATGtctaaattttgcaaaaaatcaaTGGCCGTGAGACAGTGGCATGTACATctaaaaacatatatatacggtGTTCACAACTTGGTGCTGCGTCACCTTCGAGACAAATTGACAGCAGAATCCTTAATGAATCTCCATAAGACttatgtgaataaaaattttgaggcATGCAACTGGAAATTGTCAAATCTCCCAAAGGACAATTACATCTATTCTTATATTGGACACCATATGGAAGAGGGAGAGttactaaaaaaatttccggaagtttatcttaattttaaattcatcgaGGCAAAAATCTACCATATCGGTCCTGGTGATCTTctaattgatttaaaaaagtaCAGAAAACACATTACCCAGGAATCTCCAGAGCTCTTGGATAAGGTTACAGATCTTGAGAAATTCCTCGTACAACAGGCCTCAACCCTCGCCGAATATCGAAGACGGAACTGCCTCGACCTTGTTCAAGTGGCCCTGAAACACCCATATTCGGGCTTTGTCAGAGACATGGCTGAGTCTCTGGCAAATGAGCGACAGAGCAGCCTCTATTTAAGCCATTTGAAGAACAACAATCAGAATTTGAATTCTCTGAGCGATGAATTATACATGCAGGTGCGATCTGTCGCTTTTACTAACGAAGCTAGTGTGATCCTCATAGGAAATGACATGGGAGAAGTTGTGTTGTGGAACTGCCACGACGGGCACCACGTTGTTTTTTATGGGAACAATAGGGATTATCCCATCAGAAAGATTATCACTCCGAGGAACGGAGAGTACTTTGTCTCTATTAGCGAAGACGGTACAGCAAAGTTATTCGATCTCAGCAAACAACGAGAGTTTTACATGAAAACTCTCAATCCTCGAACCAGGCAGAAGGACTGGAAAACAATGTACGAAAACGATATCAACCAGGATCACAGTAAATTTACTTTCGCAGTCAAGGATCAGAAAATTATGGATATTTCTATTTGCTCAAGTAGCCAGAAAATTGCTGCCTGTACCAAGAATGGGAACATCATG GTATGGAAGTGGACCGGCGAAGTTTTaattgatcaaatttcaatgGCAGG CAATTCAACGTTAAACTGCATTCTGTTCACGATATCCAGTACGAAACTTCATACCGTAAACCTAGAAACAGGAGCTCTGACTATGTATGACGCTACGCACGGCAATTACGTGACGCAATGTACCCTCTCCTCTGAGATGGTAAAAGTGATATCACTCCTCTCTGTTCCGGGGGTTGCCAATATTATGATTGGTttgttggataaaaaattattctccgTCACCTGGAAACTTGACGAAATCACAGGCTATCCTACATATCACGAATTTGCCAAACTTGCCGATGAAACGGTGACATATACTTGCGCAGCTTTGACTCAAGATGGCCGGTACGTCATCACTGCGGACACTGGCTGCTCTGTTACTATTCACAGTCTTCAAAACGGgtataaaacaataaaaacgTACAAGAAATCTGTTACTAGCCTTGATACTCAGTGGCTAGAGAATGAACGCTGTCACATG ATCTGTGCCGGCAGTCGTGATACACTTGTGCCAATGGTCCACAGGTGGAGATTTGACCCTACGGAGAATCCTGTTTCTCAAAG ACTGCCCCTGTTTGACGCAATTGTCGAAtcagttgagaaaaatattattgctGTAGCCACATCCAATAGAACAGTGCAGATTATTCAAAATGACAATGTTATCGCCGAGGCACCATCGGTTAACGCGAAGATAACTAATATAATGTTTTTTGAAGACAAAAATCGAGTCGCTTATGCGACTGAAGGGGGTCAAATATTCTTGTTTGACTTAAAACACAAACATTATGATCAAATATTGCAATTGTCGTATTCCGTGAGATTTATGACTATACTCGGAATCGAGGAGAAAAATGTAATCGTGTGCAATAATGGACCCGCGGATTTGCAG ATCTGGGAGGGTCCTGAGGATAAccaattaattgaaaatagcGGATCTGTgatattttccaaatatttaaaaaacgtGAAACACGTGTTAACCGTAGCCAACGAAGTTGCAAAACTATGGGACCGGAAATGGCGGCTTCGAGTTAAGTACGTGCCGACAAAGATGGGTAAAGTGAGCTGCTGCTCTCTCAGCGACGAGGAGAATTATTTAGCACTAGCCAACGCCTCGGGATGTCTCACTATTTGCAAACTGGTGCCTAAGAAAGTTGGTAACACTATAGCGTTTCAAGAAAATACCGTCCAAAATTTGCCTGATGAAATAACAGCCTGTAATTTTTCACCCAACGGAACTTTACTCGCTGTCGGAATGAAAAGGGGTAAAATTATG ATAATTGATGGAAAATCTAGTAAGGAGATACAACTATTAGATCTCCATCGTCGAGCTGTAAAACAGCTATATTGGGGACCTTCGAGCCTCAACGAACAGATTCTTCTCTCTTTGAGCAACGAGATGGCCTGGTGGAACATATCTCGAATTGGTGAAAGCTCGTCGCAGAATAATATAGCAGGTTCTAATCGACAAATTAGTCAAAGCTACACAGACCTGACGGTTTCTTCTAATTTGAATGTAACCACTGATCTCAATTTACCTCGCGAGCCTTTGAAGAATAGCCAAAGTTTTCAATTCAGTAGCGTTATACaagaatctgaaaataaatCCTTGAACAACAACCATGATGATGCTACTGAAGAGGTATCAAATTCAACTGGCAGTGCGGTTTCAGCTTATTCGTCGGAACAGGACACAAATGAGATTAACGGCAATGGTCACAACTCTCCTTCCTTCTGTTGGTCTGATAAACGGCCAAAAGATTTCGATACACCCGGTTTGTTGAGCGTTATTAAACTTGACGGTAATTTAGCGACTAATGTATGCATTTCAAAAAACTTTAAAAGGTTCATTACCATTGATGGCGAAGGCTCAATTTATAACCTAGctgttattgaaaaaaacggAATGAATAAACATCACACCATTTCATAA